Part of the Oncorhynchus nerka isolate Pitt River linkage group LG14, Oner_Uvic_2.0, whole genome shotgun sequence genome is shown below.
GTTCAGTTTGTTCTTATTAGCCTCTTCTATGCTGTGATGGGGCAACTGGCTCTCTGGCTCCCCTCCATAGATGCCTTAAAGGCATTTTACAGCCACTGAGCCACCACAATACCTTCCCTGAGGGGGTAAGTAGACCCTGCCTGGTACTGGCACTGCGggccacacacacatctctctctcctggcgAGGGATGACTTGTGGTAACATTTGCCAGACACAGAACTTTTCTGTCACAGCACAATGTCATCCAAAAAGATCCTAATACCCAATTTGATGAGTCATTGCAAATAGCTTTAATGGCACCCTGCTGATGTAGTTGtataggtaactgccaaaataaaggaaacacttgagtaaatgagggatacaacatatattgaaagcaggtgtggTTCCAGagataattaagcaattaacatcccatcatacttagggtcatgtataaaaatactgggcaggccattatattggctaccatggctatgcccccataggatgaccaTGCCTCCATCtgcagggcacgagtggtcactgaatggtttgatgagcatgaaaattaTGTTAACCATATGCCGTGGCCatctgtcaccagatctcaacccaattgaacacttatgggagattctggagcggcgcctgagacagcgtttttcCACCactaacaaaacaccaaattatagaatttctcatggaagaatggtgacaagtccctccaatagagttccagacacttgtagaaatTATGCCAAGGTGCATGGAAGcggttctggctcgtggtggcccagcgccctattaagacactgttggtgttttctttattttgacactTACCTGTATGTTTGCCAGTCTGAGAGTGGTCATCACaaattgaatttaaaaaaaaaatggaaaaaactGAAATTGGGATGTGCCTTTGTTGTTTTAGGTGAATCTCCTGCTGTCTGGTTCTGCTGTTCCAACATGACCTCAGGCTACTGAAGACATCCCTGTtattcctcctgctctctctgtatCACTCCTAGTACTTTATTCTCCAATGGGTTCCCGCAGTCAAGGTGGCTTtttccaccatcaccaccaccacagctcGGTGGTGCCCACAGCCGTGCCCAGGCTTCTCACAGAGAACGGCAGTCTGCTAGGGGGCATTGCCCAGATCACCCCTAACCTCTTCCTGAGCCGGGGAAACGTGGCGTCCAACCGAAGCCTGTTGCTGTCCAAGGGCATCACCTGCGTGGTCAATGCCACTATTGAGCTGCCCAACTTCAACTGGCCCCACGTGGAGTATGTAAAGGTACCCCTGGCGGACATGCcccactcccccctctccctgtacTTCGACAGCATAGCTGATAAGATCCACAGTGTTGGGAGAAAGCGGGGAGCCGTGCTGGTGCACTGTGCTGCAGGGGTGAGCCGCTCAGCCTCCCTGTGCCTGGCCTACCTGATGAAGTACCACCGTGTGTCTCTGGCTGAGGCCCACGCTTGGGTCAAGGCCCGCCGGCCAGTCATCCGGCCCAACGGGGGCTTCTGGCGTCAGCTCATCGACTACGAAAGGAAGCTGTTTGGCAGGAACTCTGTGAAAATGGTGCAGACGCCCTACGGGGTGATACCTGACGTCTATGAGCGGGAGCGCAGGAATCTGGCACCCTACTGGGGCCTGTAGAGGAGGTCTGGGGCCTCGCCAAGGGGGGAGGGAAGGCGACGGAGAAGAGAGTCCTCCAGGGCTGCCGGTTCATGCATGTTCCCCCAGCAAGAGATGCAGAGTGAGATGAAGCGTGTGACTGTCTGTCTTTGTGAAGCTTAATTAATGAATGCATTGGGATGTAGGGAGTCTTAGTAATCAGTCACTACACTGCAGACTGGTTACTGGTGGGTGATGCTACACTACACTGCATcaacccccgtctgtctgtctctgagaggaAGCAAGGCCTCCTCAAGTCTGGAATCCTCAGGACCAAAGGAGTAACAGAACCATGACCAAGCCAGACCCCAGATCAGCTGACATGGCCAGACCCAGACTGTGACTTTAGAGTCTAGCTTAATGCCCCAGACTCTGGGAAGGTGTAGGCGGTGCTTTAGACTCAGCCATTTTGACAGGCAGCGGTGTGACTCACTCAAGTCCTTCCCCGACGTAACGTCATGTGATGGTATTGTGCCAGTTTTGCTGTTGTCTTTAATGTGAGAACTAGCAGCAGTCCTGCTCTGTTTTGTTTGACAAATTGAATTATGTTCTTGAGAGAGAACTGAAATCAAGAAAAGATATGGTGCACAATGAATATTTAAAGCTGTTAGTGTATACACATTTTAATCATGACAACATCTAAGGCTGTTAGTGTATACACTTAAAAGTCCCTACTTACTATGGGGATGATTGTGCAGAATATACTGTATTGGTACTAATATTGTACAATATTATGCTATTTTAGAATGTCACCACCCTCTGTTAATAGGAAGACAGTACTGTGTTAGGGGCTTGGGAGAATCACAGTTTCTATTTCCCTATTTTTGCCTCATATTGATGTTTAAGTGAAATGAGGTCCAAGGAAGAACACAACCAGACAGTCCTGTGCTTAACTGGTGTACTGTCATTGATAAACCTTCCTAAGAATGCTATACCTTACACACGAAAAGCttttaaataaaatgttaacATTACTGTAGCAAGTGAACAATGCCCTTGTCAAAGGTGTAAGCAGAAAGCCAAGCTTACATGAATTTAGTGCTCTATTCAATCTAtcgctgaagcgttacagattgtgcaatagaaatgtaaaggtaattccCGACTGAGCCAGATTTGTATCACGCTGTAACGCTAAACTTGAcatggattgaatagagcccttaggTTATGAAACTAAGGCAATGAATGATTAACAAGCTCATGTAACGGGTTAGCTCATGCAACTGTTTGTGTTTGAAATGAATAATAAACGAAATGACTGATATGCATTATTGTCAGTTTATACTTTGCCCTGTAAATATGGAATAGTGCTGAAGCAGAGTAACATAATGGATCCAGATACAGTGTGACTACACTGAAAATCTATACATGGAGTAtatcaaacattaggaacacctccaCAAACCGGTACACGtggctggcacctactaccatccgCCGTTCagaggcacttaaatcttttgttttgcccattcaccctctgaatggcacacaaacacaatctatgtctcaattgtctcaaggcttagaaatccttctttaacctgtctcctggatttcacaagtgacatcaataagggatcatagctttcacctggtcagtctatgtcatggaatgcGCTGGTCTTAATGTTTCGTATTCTCAGTATATATGGAACGTTTAGAAAAGGTAGGACTTTTATGAGGGATTTTcaagtccctcagtcgagcacctGATTCCCTTTTTGTTTAAGCCGGGCTGAAGCGTGTTTTGGGTTCACACTTTTTATTTGATTGATAATGGTCAATTCATCCATGGTGTTGTAAAGTCATCGTCATTTTGAGAGCCAATCAGTCGATTGTAACTGACCATGGGAATATTCATAGTAATTTTCATGGTGATACTCAAGTTCTTTATTCAGACCAGTGGAAAATAAAGATGTAATGAGGTTAACAGTAAGTTTAGAATAATTGCAGAATTTTTCACTTTTGATAGATCCTGTTAAAGTCCTACTATCCAGCTGTGCCAACAATGAGGCTGGAATGATTATAACATGGTTCTCTATAGCCACAAAGACAATTCAGATTGAAAATGCACATTCTTCCAAGTTAACCGTGTGCTCTCTGTTTCTTTGTGACTTTAAACGTCTTGATATAAAAGTGAAATCTGTACACCGGCTCCTTCAACAGAAGACcatggatgcatcccaaatggcacctttttccctatatagtgcacttcgtttgaccagagccctatggtgtCTGGTCGCaagtagtgctctataaagggaataggatgtcatttgATTTGGGACGCAGCCTACTGATGTTGCTCACAACAATTTCCCTCAGAGAAGTCTTCAGATGTCACAGCAACATTCTATCATTCATTCTCATTTGGAACGGCCACGGGgaaccagacagacagggatgggAACTATTTGTCTTGTGGCCTATTCTACTGAGGGATCTCCAGAATGGCCTACACAATAAACAGCATTAACCACACAGACACTGGCTCCATTAGATGACAGGCCAAGCGTGAGGAAGATGCAGGAGTGATGGGCCCAAATTATACCTTTCTTTATCAGCTTACTTCCCCCAATAGACtgatgctctgtgtgtgtgtgtgtgtctctcactcactgaTTCTCAGGGAATAGTTAGCCATCCTAGAGTAAAGACATGTTTCAGCAGCAGCAGAATATGACCGTCAATCAGGAAACCAGTAAGCAGAATGATCTACATTACCCTGAACATCACAGACAGTAGACTGGGCAACAGTGCTGTGGTGCAGGCCATGCAGAACAAACTGCTGTGATGAATGTCGTTAGGCTGTATGTAGGAAGGAGATGTGTCTGGCAAAAGGGCTCACAACAAACTGCCTGCCTGACTGCAGCTTAATACGCTTTGCAAAGCTTGGATGGTTGCACTCACATCAAGTTGGTCTCTTTAGAAGATCCTCCATTTTAAATTGGaatatgatcaaatacaaatgatGTGAACAATCAAATAATATTTTCATGACACTAACATGGTAGCAATGTTATGATGCATCGCCTCATATAGGAACGTGTTCATATTCAAGTAttttatttagcctttatttaactaggcaagtcagttaagaacaaatgcttatttacaataatggcctaccccggccaaaccctaacccggacaatgctgggccaattgtgtgccgccctatgggactcccaatcacagcctggaattgaaccagggtctggagtgacacctctagcactgagatgcagtgccttagaccgctgcgtcactcggaAGCCCAAACTTGAATTGATGCCCTGaacactacagatgtaggatcttaatttgagccaatttgttacagcaggaaaataataatGCAGCACCAGGAAATGTGAATTgcactgaaaaaatatataaacacaaaatgtaaaatgttggttcaatgtttcatgaggtgaaataaaagTACCCAGAatttttccatacacacaaaatgcttatttctctcaaatgttatgcacaaatttgtttacatccctgttagtgaaaatgtatcatttgccaagataacccatccacctgacaggtttgtcatatcaagaagctgattaaacagcatgatcattacacaggtgcaacttgtgctggggatgataaaaggccactctaaaatatagttttgtcacacaacacaataccacagatgactcaagttttaaagggagtgtgcaattggcatgttgactgcagaaatgtccaccacagttgttgccagagaattgaatgttcatttttcTACCAAAAGCCGATTACaacataattttagagaatttggcagtacgttcaaccagcctcacaaccgcagaccatgtgtaaccatgccagcccaggacctccacatccagcttcttcacctgcgggatcgtctgagaccagccacccggacagctgatgaaactgaggagtatttatttctgtaataaagcccttttgtgggggaaaactcattctgattggccggATCTGGCTCCGCAGTGTGTAGGCCTATGTCCTCCCACGCATAGGCCTGCGCTCCTGCCCAGttatgtaaaatccatagattagggacaaattcattcatttcaattgactgatttccttatatgaactgtaactcagagaAATTGttaattgttgcgtttatatttttgttcagtataattatgTGGATTGTAAATGAATGGATATTTTTTGTATAGGTTGATACATTATACATTAGGGCAAATGTGGAA
Proteins encoded:
- the LOC115141824 gene encoding dual specificity protein phosphatase 14-like: MGSRSQGGFFHHHHHHSSVVPTAVPRLLTENGSLLGGIAQITPNLFLSRGNVASNRSLLLSKGITCVVNATIELPNFNWPHVEYVKVPLADMPHSPLSLYFDSIADKIHSVGRKRGAVLVHCAAGVSRSASLCLAYLMKYHRVSLAEAHAWVKARRPVIRPNGGFWRQLIDYERKLFGRNSVKMVQTPYGVIPDVYERERRNLAPYWGL